A genome region from Labilibaculum antarcticum includes the following:
- the mrdA gene encoding penicillin-binding protein 2 — protein MNNFSNRKYVIGGIFILVVVIFILRLFNLQIVDDTYKQSAENNSQRQVTQYPARGLIYDRNGKLLVYNQAAYDLMVIPRQLSVFDTADFCHLLGIEKFQLIEGISKAKNYSYRKASIFLKQLSSERYAVLQEKLYKFPGFFVQTRTLRKYPFKSAAHALGYLREVTNQEINSDPYYRQGDYIGKSGIERTYEKELRGEKGVNIYWVDVFNRLKGSFRDGKADKQAVSGKNIKTSLNIDLQQYGELLMQNKKGGIVAIDPQTGGILAKISSPGYDPEMFVGRAMNKNYQMMVQNDSLKPLFDRTMLALYPPGSIFKLVNALVALQENVISPATRFECQNGYHAGNFTMRCHSHASPLDLRHGIQQSCNAYFANVFRYILESPKFGSVQNGYVAWRKDVTSFGFGSELGIDLPNEKSGSIPTNEYYQNKYRENWRALNVISLAIGQGELQITPMQMANMVAAIANRGYYYVPHIVKSLGDDESIDKKYLEKHYTSIDSSYFTPVIDGMEMVITGGEGSTGTLAAVQDVRVCGKTGTVQNYDEADHSVFVAFAPRDNPKIAIVVYVENGVWGGRYGAPISGLMIEKYLKGEISENKKWLEKRMIEADLIHQVKPISTGVIE, from the coding sequence ATGAATAATTTCTCAAACCGAAAATACGTTATTGGCGGAATATTCATTCTCGTTGTTGTTATTTTTATTTTGCGTCTGTTTAATCTTCAAATAGTGGATGACACCTATAAACAATCCGCTGAGAATAACTCCCAACGGCAGGTAACTCAATATCCAGCAAGAGGATTAATATATGACAGAAATGGAAAATTGTTGGTTTACAATCAGGCCGCTTATGATTTGATGGTGATTCCTAGGCAGTTATCGGTGTTTGACACAGCAGATTTTTGTCATTTATTAGGAATTGAAAAGTTTCAATTAATTGAGGGAATTAGTAAAGCAAAAAATTATTCGTATCGGAAGGCATCCATTTTTTTAAAGCAATTATCATCGGAAAGATATGCCGTTTTGCAGGAGAAGCTCTATAAATTTCCCGGCTTCTTTGTTCAGACCAGAACATTGCGGAAATATCCATTTAAAAGCGCTGCTCACGCATTAGGATACCTTCGAGAAGTAACCAACCAGGAAATTAATAGTGATCCATATTACCGACAAGGAGATTATATTGGGAAAAGTGGAATAGAACGGACATATGAAAAAGAACTTCGTGGAGAAAAAGGAGTAAATATCTATTGGGTAGATGTTTTTAATAGATTAAAAGGATCGTTTAGAGATGGAAAGGCTGATAAACAGGCTGTGTCGGGTAAGAATATAAAAACGAGTTTAAATATAGATTTGCAGCAATACGGTGAGTTATTGATGCAAAATAAAAAAGGAGGAATAGTTGCAATTGATCCTCAGACGGGAGGGATTTTGGCGAAAATATCAAGTCCTGGCTATGATCCTGAAATGTTCGTTGGACGTGCTATGAATAAAAATTACCAAATGATGGTTCAAAATGACTCATTAAAACCTTTGTTTGATCGTACCATGTTGGCACTTTATCCTCCCGGATCAATATTTAAATTGGTAAATGCATTGGTTGCACTACAGGAAAATGTAATTAGTCCAGCTACGCGATTTGAATGTCAAAATGGTTATCATGCTGGGAATTTTACCATGAGATGTCATTCTCATGCCTCTCCTTTGGATTTACGACATGGTATTCAGCAATCATGCAATGCCTATTTTGCAAATGTATTTCGTTACATTTTAGAAAGTCCTAAGTTTGGTTCTGTTCAAAATGGATATGTTGCATGGAGAAAAGATGTTACATCATTTGGTTTTGGAAGTGAGCTAGGTATTGATTTGCCAAATGAAAAAAGTGGTTCGATTCCAACAAACGAATATTATCAAAATAAATATCGAGAAAATTGGAGGGCTTTAAATGTAATTTCGCTTGCTATTGGGCAAGGAGAATTGCAGATAACGCCAATGCAAATGGCGAATATGGTGGCTGCTATTGCTAATAGAGGATATTACTATGTTCCTCATATCGTGAAATCTTTAGGAGATGATGAATCAATTGATAAAAAGTATTTGGAGAAACATTATACGAGCATTGATTCCTCTTATTTTACACCTGTGATTGATGGTATGGAAATGGTTATAACTGGAGGTGAGGGAAGTACAGGGACTTTAGCCGCAGTGCAAGATGTTCGCGTATGCGGGAAAACGGGCACAGTTCAGAATTATGATGAGGCAGATCATTCTGTTTTTGTGGCATTTGCACCAAGAGACAATCCGAAGATTGCTATCGTAGTATATGTTGAAAACGGAGTGTGGGGAGGGCGATATGGAGCACCCATCTCAGGATTGATGATAGAGAAATATTTAAAAGGAGAAATATCAGAAAATAAAAAATGGTTAGAGAAAAGAATGATTGAAGCTGATTTGATTCATCAAGTTAAGCCTATAAGTACTGGAGTTATTGAGTAA
- the mreD gene encoding rod shape-determining protein MreD gives MNRLVKNIVKFVVLVFIQVAILNNIQISGFLNPYMYILFILLLPFETPNWILLVLSFFLGLSVDVFSNTLGMHASACVFMAYLRPYILNYLSVRDGYEQGTTPSIKHYGFAWFFKYCMILVIAHHGFLFFIEVFSFTNLSETLIRIIFSTFFTLTLLITSQYVLFKK, from the coding sequence ATGAATCGACTTGTAAAAAATATTGTGAAATTCGTGGTTCTTGTATTTATTCAAGTTGCCATTTTAAATAATATACAGATAAGTGGTTTTTTAAACCCCTATATGTACATCTTATTTATATTACTACTTCCATTTGAGACTCCAAACTGGATTTTGCTGGTCTTGTCCTTTTTTCTTGGTTTAAGTGTTGATGTTTTTTCCAATACTCTTGGTATGCATGCTTCGGCATGCGTTTTTATGGCTTATTTACGACCATATATTTTGAATTATTTATCGGTTAGAGATGGTTATGAACAAGGAACAACACCAAGTATTAAGCATTATGGTTTTGCTTGGTTTTTTAAGTATTGCATGATTCTGGTAATAGCGCATCATGGGTTTTTGTTTTTTATAGAAGTGTTTTCATTTACCAATCTAAGTGAAACCCTTATTAGAATCATTTTTAGTACCTTTTTTACCTTAACTTTACTGATCACATCTCAATACGTATTATTTAAAAAATAG
- the rodA gene encoding rod shape-determining protein RodA — protein MIRKISLIKNLDWWTVFMYVLLIFLGWINIYAAVYNEEHHSIFDITQSYGKQLMWIGAAFFLAIVILIIEGKFFSAFAYPTYLFMIFLLIAVLIFGREVNGARSWFQLGAIRFQPAEFAKFATCLAISRYISQFNFKIHKFKSLVVSGVILFTPAVLIILQRDAGSALVYTVFLLVLYREGLSGVVLFIGFLSAVLFIITLLFAKLYVLLTIIGFSFVCLKFMGIRFKQILIGLSFIFIGFALVWGIGKLLQVEVSVYAILLISIGLNILPFLYYIYRERLKNAIWVLLIAVGSLFFTFSVSYLFENVLESHQQERINDLLGIESDPSGAGYNVAQSKIAIGSGGFAGKGFLNGTQTKFNFVPEQSTDFIFCTVGEEWGFIGSTVVLFLLLTLILRLLFLAERQRSPFSRIYGYGVACILFFHLAVNVGMTIGLAPVIGIPLPFFSYGGSSLWAFTILLFVFLRLDANRLELLR, from the coding sequence ATGATACGAAAAATAAGTTTGATAAAGAATCTGGATTGGTGGACTGTATTCATGTATGTTCTGCTTATTTTTCTTGGATGGATAAATATTTATGCTGCTGTTTATAACGAGGAGCATCATAGTATTTTTGATATAACTCAGAGTTATGGAAAACAATTGATGTGGATTGGAGCTGCATTTTTTCTTGCTATTGTAATTCTGATTATCGAAGGTAAATTTTTCTCGGCTTTTGCGTATCCCACTTATTTGTTCATGATTTTTCTACTTATTGCGGTCCTTATATTTGGTAGGGAAGTTAATGGTGCCAGATCATGGTTTCAGTTAGGTGCAATTCGTTTTCAGCCTGCAGAATTTGCAAAATTTGCTACTTGTCTGGCTATTTCCCGATACATAAGTCAGTTCAATTTTAAAATACACAAATTTAAGTCGCTTGTAGTTTCTGGAGTAATCTTGTTTACACCGGCAGTTCTAATTATTTTGCAGCGAGATGCGGGATCGGCTCTGGTTTATACTGTATTCTTATTGGTTTTATACAGAGAAGGTTTGTCTGGGGTTGTTTTATTTATTGGTTTTTTATCTGCGGTACTGTTCATTATAACTCTACTTTTTGCCAAACTGTATGTGCTTTTAACTATTATAGGGTTTTCTTTTGTTTGCCTAAAATTTATGGGCATTCGATTTAAACAAATATTAATAGGGTTATCATTTATTTTTATTGGGTTTGCTCTGGTTTGGGGTATTGGTAAGCTATTGCAAGTGGAGGTGTCTGTTTACGCGATATTATTAATATCAATTGGTTTAAATATTTTACCATTCCTATACTACATTTATAGGGAGCGATTGAAAAATGCAATATGGGTACTTCTTATTGCTGTTGGTAGTTTGTTCTTTACATTTTCGGTGAGTTATTTATTCGAGAATGTTTTGGAATCACATCAGCAAGAGCGAATTAATGATTTGTTAGGAATTGAATCCGATCCTTCTGGGGCTGGTTACAATGTAGCTCAATCTAAAATTGCAATTGGTTCTGGCGGATTTGCAGGAAAGGGATTTTTGAATGGAACGCAAACAAAATTTAATTTTGTACCCGAGCAAAGTACCGATTTTATTTTCTGTACGGTTGGCGAAGAGTGGGGCTTTATTGGTTCAACTGTTGTTTTATTCCTTCTTCTCACACTAATCCTCCGACTGCTATTTCTTGCCGAACGGCAACGATCTCCATTCAGTAGAATTTACGGATATGGTGTAGCTTGCATCTTGTTTTTCCACTTGGCTGTAAATGTAGGAATGACAATCGGATTGGCTCCGGTTATTGGAATACCTTTGCCTTTTTTTAGTTATGGAGGATCATCTTTATGGGCATTTACAATTTTGTTATTTGTTTTCCTTCGTTTAGATGCCAATCGTTTGGAGTTGCTACGGTAA
- the purH gene encoding bifunctional phosphoribosylaminoimidazolecarboxamide formyltransferase/IMP cyclohydrolase yields MKRALISVFDKTNVVEFARELTNLGWEIISTGGTSAKFKAEGIPVMDISDLTKFPECFDGRVKTLHPNVEGGILAIRDNQSHIAQMKELGIEPIDIVVCNLYPFKETILNPEAGHEEIIENIDIGGPTMLRAAAKNYKFVNVITDPEDYSKVIEELKSGKETSLETKEYLAAKVFEHTAHYDALISGYFNKKLGITSPKTLTLTYEKKQDLRYGENPHQNAAFYSQIQETEGTLTAAKKIHGKELSYNNIGDTDGALEALKEFEEPTIVATKHANPCGIGSAETIAEAFKKAYDADPVSIFGGIVAANREIDKATAEIMSGIFLEVIVAPSFSKEALEVLTKKKNLRLLELPEILKSDYSSFKGKTVLGGFLIQELDKELIGEKLEVVTERQPSEKEMEDLMFAWKTVKHTKSNGIAIAKDKTTSGVGPGQVSRIWALENAIRQGADRIAGSVLASDAFFPFSDCVEAAHAAGITAIIQPGGSIRDKDSIEAANKFGIAMVFTGMRHFKH; encoded by the coding sequence ATGAAGAGAGCGCTTATCAGTGTATTTGATAAAACAAATGTTGTTGAATTTGCCAGAGAATTAACAAACTTAGGATGGGAAATCATCTCAACGGGAGGAACATCTGCAAAGTTTAAGGCAGAAGGGATTCCTGTTATGGATATTTCTGATTTAACTAAATTCCCAGAATGTTTTGATGGACGAGTAAAAACCTTGCATCCAAATGTTGAAGGTGGAATTTTAGCGATACGCGATAACCAAAGCCATATCGCTCAAATGAAAGAGTTAGGAATTGAACCGATCGATATCGTTGTTTGTAATTTGTATCCTTTCAAAGAAACAATATTAAATCCTGAGGCTGGTCATGAAGAAATTATTGAAAATATAGACATAGGAGGTCCAACGATGTTGAGAGCTGCTGCTAAAAATTACAAGTTTGTTAATGTAATAACTGACCCTGAAGATTATTCAAAAGTAATTGAAGAATTAAAATCAGGCAAAGAGACTAGTTTAGAAACAAAAGAATATTTAGCGGCTAAAGTATTTGAGCATACAGCTCATTACGATGCATTGATTTCTGGATATTTTAATAAGAAATTAGGGATTACATCACCAAAAACATTAACTCTTACATACGAAAAGAAACAAGATCTTCGTTACGGAGAGAACCCTCATCAGAATGCGGCTTTTTATAGTCAAATTCAAGAAACGGAAGGAACTTTAACTGCGGCTAAGAAAATCCATGGTAAAGAACTATCTTACAACAATATTGGGGATACCGATGGAGCATTGGAGGCCTTGAAAGAGTTCGAGGAACCAACAATTGTTGCAACTAAGCATGCAAATCCTTGCGGAATTGGTAGTGCTGAAACAATTGCTGAAGCTTTTAAAAAGGCTTACGACGCTGATCCTGTTTCTATTTTTGGAGGTATTGTTGCTGCAAATAGAGAAATTGATAAGGCTACAGCCGAAATAATGAGTGGTATTTTTCTTGAAGTAATTGTTGCACCATCTTTTAGTAAAGAAGCTTTAGAGGTACTGACAAAAAAGAAAAATTTAAGATTATTGGAATTACCTGAAATCTTGAAATCAGATTATTCCTCGTTTAAAGGGAAAACTGTTTTAGGTGGTTTCTTGATTCAGGAATTGGATAAGGAATTAATTGGTGAAAAATTGGAGGTTGTTACTGAAAGACAACCATCAGAAAAAGAAATGGAAGATTTGATGTTTGCTTGGAAAACAGTTAAGCATACAAAATCAAATGGAATTGCCATAGCAAAAGATAAAACTACAAGTGGTGTTGGTCCAGGACAAGTTAGTCGTATTTGGGCTTTAGAGAATGCCATTCGTCAGGGAGCAGATAGAATTGCAGGAAGTGTTTTGGCTTCGGATGCATTTTTCCCGTTTTCTGATTGTGTAGAAGCGGCTCATGCAGCTGGAATTACTGCTATTATTCAGCCAGGTGGCTCAATAAGAGATAAGGATTCTATTGAAGCAGCTAATAAATTTGGAATTGCTATGGTATTCACCGGAATGAGACATTTTAAGCATTAG
- the mreC gene encoding rod shape-determining protein MreC: MKNLLHFIVRFHFTILFVIIEIFCMLLLVSYNNYQKSEFLNSSNAVAGNLYKKVSSTTDYLALAEINEQLNRENVRLKNILADSYKMSVDSSILYNDSIYQQQYIYRTAKIINNSINKQLNYITLDKGRIHGVKPEMAVVTDNGVVGIVKSVSKNFSTVISLLNGRISVSAKIKKNDYFGSLTWDGKNYKTARLLEIPIHVSIQPGDTVVTSGFSSIFPEGLLLGTIQEVLPSSGGNFHEVIIALTNDFKSLSYVKVIGDLMKTERIELEKEEL; the protein is encoded by the coding sequence ATGAAGAATTTGTTGCATTTTATCGTAAGGTTTCATTTTACGATCCTATTTGTTATAATCGAAATTTTTTGCATGTTATTGTTAGTCAGTTACAATAATTATCAAAAAAGTGAATTCCTGAATTCCAGCAATGCTGTTGCCGGAAATCTTTACAAGAAAGTATCATCTACAACCGATTATTTGGCTTTAGCTGAAATCAACGAACAATTAAATAGGGAAAATGTCCGCTTAAAAAATATTTTGGCGGATTCTTACAAGATGTCAGTTGATTCATCTATCCTGTATAATGATTCTATTTATCAGCAACAATACATATACCGAACCGCCAAAATCATCAATAATTCAATAAATAAGCAGCTGAATTATATTACTCTGGATAAGGGTAGAATACATGGTGTTAAACCAGAAATGGCTGTTGTAACTGACAATGGTGTTGTTGGTATTGTGAAAAGTGTGTCAAAAAATTTTTCAACTGTAATTTCTTTATTGAATGGTCGAATAAGTGTTTCCGCTAAAATTAAGAAAAACGATTATTTTGGTTCATTAACTTGGGATGGGAAAAATTATAAAACAGCGCGTTTGCTCGAAATTCCTATTCATGTATCGATTCAACCCGGTGATACAGTCGTTACCAGTGGGTTTTCATCTATTTTTCCGGAAGGCTTGTTACTGGGCACAATACAGGAAGTTCTACCAAGTTCTGGGGGTAATTTTCATGAAGTGATTATTGCCCTTACCAATGATTTTAAAAGCTTATCGTATGTTAAAGTTATTGGTGATTTGATGAAGACTGAACGAATAGAACTTGAGAAGGAGGAATTATAA
- the mgtE gene encoding magnesium transporter, with the protein MQFELTREYIDKLKKIIDEKNEAEAISLMGELHPADIAEIYDELNTEEAKFLYLLLDGDTAAGVLAELEEDDRERFLKVLPIEVIARQFMGKMDSDDAADIIGGMSDEWQEEILSHIADIEQAGDIVDLLHYDDDTAGGLMAKEMVIVNENWTVLTCLRELSRQAEDIDEIYYVYVVDDDGILRGTISLKIMILSPTSAKISNIYQPDVMSVHTDEPDEEVARIMEKYDLVAIPVIDSIGRLMGRITIDDVVDVIRDEAEKDYQMASGLTEDVESNDSVWIQTRARLPWLLIGLAGGLVSAFVISTHEKSLNIDPAVAFFIPLITAMGGNVGVQSAAIIVQGLASNSLGFESVFSRLLRELTGAFVNGVICSGLVFLVNSFIGRSYDLTISVSIALFSVIIFASIFGTLIPLTLHKMKIDPALATGPFVTTLNDMVGLFIYLSIGAYFLGLV; encoded by the coding sequence ATGCAATTTGAATTGACCCGTGAATATATCGATAAACTAAAGAAAATTATCGACGAGAAGAATGAAGCGGAGGCAATTAGCTTAATGGGTGAATTGCATCCTGCTGATATTGCTGAAATTTACGATGAGCTTAACACCGAAGAAGCAAAGTTTCTTTACTTGCTTTTGGATGGGGATACTGCGGCAGGTGTTTTAGCGGAATTGGAAGAGGACGACCGAGAGCGTTTTTTGAAAGTTCTTCCCATTGAAGTAATTGCAAGACAATTTATGGGTAAGATGGATTCTGATGATGCTGCCGATATTATTGGTGGAATGTCTGATGAATGGCAAGAGGAGATTCTTTCCCACATAGCTGATATTGAACAAGCTGGCGATATTGTCGATTTGCTTCATTATGATGATGATACAGCAGGTGGATTGATGGCAAAAGAGATGGTGATTGTAAACGAGAACTGGACTGTTCTAACATGTTTACGAGAGCTGAGTCGCCAAGCGGAGGATATTGATGAAATTTACTACGTATATGTTGTTGACGATGATGGGATCTTGAGAGGTACTATTTCTCTGAAAATAATGATATTAAGTCCTACTTCTGCAAAAATCAGTAATATATATCAACCTGATGTCATGTCCGTTCATACCGATGAACCAGACGAGGAAGTTGCTCGAATCATGGAGAAGTATGACCTTGTTGCTATACCCGTAATTGATAGTATTGGACGATTGATGGGGCGGATTACCATCGATGATGTTGTGGATGTAATTCGTGATGAGGCTGAGAAAGATTATCAAATGGCATCTGGTCTTACCGAAGATGTTGAGTCGAATGACTCAGTTTGGATTCAGACACGAGCACGTCTTCCGTGGTTGTTAATCGGTTTAGCTGGCGGACTCGTTAGTGCTTTTGTAATATCAACACACGAAAAAAGCTTAAATATTGATCCTGCTGTTGCTTTTTTTATTCCTCTGATTACCGCAATGGGAGGAAATGTTGGTGTTCAGTCGGCTGCGATTATTGTGCAGGGATTAGCAAGTAATTCATTGGGCTTTGAAAGTGTATTTAGTCGATTGTTGCGCGAATTAACAGGTGCATTCGTAAATGGTGTGATCTGCTCGGGCTTGGTTTTTCTTGTAAATTCATTTATTGGTCGATCTTACGATTTAACTATTAGCGTATCTATTGCATTATTCTCAGTTATTATTTTTGCTTCTATTTTTGGTACCTTAATACCATTAACCTTGCATAAAATGAAAATCGATCCAGCCTTGGCCACTGGTCCTTTTGTAACGACCTTAAATGATATGGTCGGACTTTTTATTTACCTGTCAATTGGAGCATATTTTTTAGGACTTGTATAG
- a CDS encoding acyl carrier protein phosphodiesterase codes for MNFLAHQYLSGESEKVKIGNFIGDYIKGKKYQDYHAEVQKGILLHRNIDYFTDHHPAFLQSSNRLKEGYKRYSGVVIDVIYDHFLAKKWNEYHTQTLSKFVANTHEILVRNYLILPYKVKLFLPFIIQSRRLESYSTIEGLQATLEIMSRRTSLPDQTDYAIRTLLNEYDGFENEFDNFLNDLITYVRKKHEITVATPNDWHLNEGKQITKL; via the coding sequence ATGAATTTTTTAGCACATCAATATCTTTCAGGAGAGTCGGAAAAAGTCAAAATTGGAAACTTTATTGGTGATTACATTAAAGGTAAGAAATACCAGGATTATCATGCTGAAGTTCAGAAAGGCATTCTCCTCCATCGAAACATAGATTACTTCACAGATCACCACCCTGCTTTTTTGCAGAGCTCAAACAGACTTAAAGAAGGATATAAAAGATATTCCGGTGTTGTGATTGATGTGATATATGATCATTTCCTTGCTAAAAAATGGAACGAATATCATACTCAAACCCTTTCTAAATTTGTTGCTAACACTCATGAAATATTAGTAAGAAATTATTTAATTCTTCCGTATAAAGTAAAGCTGTTTCTTCCCTTTATTATTCAAAGCCGTAGATTAGAAAGTTATTCTACCATAGAAGGTTTACAAGCTACCTTGGAAATCATGTCGCGACGAACTAGCTTACCTGATCAAACAGATTATGCAATTAGAACGCTTTTGAACGAATATGATGGTTTTGAGAATGAATTTGACAATTTTTTGAATGACCTCATTACATATGTTCGCAAAAAGCATGAAATTACCGTAGCAACTCCAAACGATTGGCATCTAAACGAAGGAAAACAAATAACAAAATTGTAA
- a CDS encoding rod shape-determining protein: protein MGFFSFLTQEIAIDLGTANTIIICNDKIVVDEPSIVAIDRRTEKMVAIGEKARQMQGKTHGNLKTIRPLRDGVIADFNAAEQMIRGMIKMINKKPRLFPPSLRMVICIPSGSTEVEMRAVRDSSEHAGGRDVYMIYEPMAAAIGIGIDVEAPEGNMVVDIGGGTTEIAVISLGGIVTNKSIRIAGDDLTSDIQEYMRHQHNIKIGERTAEEIKIHVGSALSELEEPPNDFRVQGPNQMTALPIEVPVSYQEIAHCLEKSISKIEIAILSALEQTPPELYADIVNRGIYLAGGGALLRGLDKRLTDKINIPFHIAEDPLRAVARGTGIALKNVDKFSFLMR from the coding sequence ATGGGATTTTTTTCATTTTTAACTCAGGAGATTGCGATTGACTTGGGGACAGCAAATACAATTATTATCTGCAATGATAAAATTGTTGTTGACGAACCTTCAATTGTAGCTATCGATCGTCGCACCGAAAAAATGGTTGCGATTGGCGAAAAAGCTCGCCAAATGCAGGGTAAGACGCACGGCAACCTGAAAACAATTCGTCCACTTAGAGATGGTGTAATTGCCGACTTTAATGCGGCGGAGCAAATGATTCGCGGGATGATCAAAATGATCAACAAAAAACCTCGCTTGTTTCCACCATCATTACGAATGGTAATCTGCATTCCATCTGGAAGTACGGAAGTTGAAATGAGAGCGGTTCGTGACTCTTCTGAGCATGCAGGAGGACGTGATGTTTACATGATTTACGAACCTATGGCTGCGGCAATTGGAATTGGAATTGATGTAGAAGCTCCTGAAGGAAATATGGTAGTAGATATTGGAGGTGGAACGACAGAAATTGCAGTTATTTCTTTGGGTGGAATTGTAACTAATAAATCAATACGTATCGCTGGCGATGACTTGACTTCTGATATTCAGGAGTATATGCGTCATCAGCACAATATCAAAATTGGTGAACGAACTGCTGAGGAAATAAAAATTCATGTTGGATCTGCGTTGTCAGAATTGGAAGAGCCACCAAATGATTTCCGTGTTCAAGGACCTAATCAGATGACTGCGCTTCCTATTGAAGTTCCTGTATCTTACCAAGAAATTGCTCATTGTCTTGAAAAATCGATATCAAAAATTGAAATCGCAATTTTGAGTGCATTGGAACAAACACCTCCAGAGCTATATGCCGATATTGTAAATAGAGGTATTTATCTTGCTGGTGGAGGAGCATTGCTCCGTGGTTTGGATAAGCGATTGACAGATAAAATAAATATTCCGTTTCACATTGCAGAGGATCCATTAAGGGCAGTTGCACGTGGTACTGGAATTGCATTAAAAAATGTAGATAAGTTTTCGTTCCTGATGAGATAA